Proteins from one Enterobacter bugandensis genomic window:
- a CDS encoding ABC-F family ATP-binding cassette domain-containing protein, which produces MSTLLTAQSLRVDTAFGTLFDSLSFTLKKGDRIGLLGDNGCGKSTLLKVLDGTDIPAAGTVALAGHCLMARVEQHLPDAIFPLTMLDAVLAQLPLAEHDSLRWKAETLLASMGFTPQDMTLQSATLSGGQHTRLLLARALIHEPDLLLLDEPSNHLDLPTMLWLEHFLQNWSGSFVLVSHDRQLLDAVTNGSWILRDKTLHYFALPCTAARKALAAKDESDAQRHKAEQKEIDRVTASAKRLATWGKVYDNEDLARKAKQMEKQVERLKESQTALTAGSPWTLTLRGDALRADRLLEMENLSVPPAPGLPPLFNIETARLKSGDRVAIVGRNGCGKSSLMKLIWRHFVDEPTDSGLKIHPRVSPGYYDQTLHQLPDEATLLDALEPFAPDPQHRKMALISAGFPWARHGQKVSTLSGGERSRLLFVGLTLARYSLLMLDEPTNHLDMEGKEALAETLQQFEGGVLLVSHDRQLISQSCNRFWLIEDGWLSEWHDAEAVFERLRESVGLGTSGAPVVSAGEVHPSPYDDLLERLIALETLLEDDLARKPKHQKPQLQAQWRREIEEIEAQL; this is translated from the coding sequence ATGAGCACTTTACTCACTGCACAATCTTTACGCGTTGATACGGCGTTTGGCACGCTCTTCGACTCACTCTCCTTTACGCTGAAAAAAGGCGACCGCATCGGCCTGCTGGGCGACAACGGCTGCGGCAAAAGTACGCTTTTAAAGGTGCTGGACGGAACAGATATCCCAGCCGCCGGAACGGTAGCGCTGGCCGGGCACTGCCTGATGGCGCGCGTGGAGCAACATCTCCCGGACGCCATTTTCCCGCTGACCATGCTGGATGCCGTACTCGCGCAACTGCCTTTAGCTGAGCACGACAGTCTGCGCTGGAAAGCTGAAACGCTGCTGGCGAGCATGGGCTTCACGCCGCAGGATATGACGCTGCAATCCGCCACCCTGAGTGGCGGACAGCACACCCGCCTGCTGCTGGCGCGGGCGTTGATTCACGAGCCGGATCTGCTCCTGCTGGATGAACCCAGCAACCACCTGGATCTGCCGACCATGCTCTGGCTGGAACACTTTTTACAGAACTGGTCAGGCAGCTTCGTGCTGGTTTCGCACGACAGACAGCTGCTGGATGCCGTCACAAACGGCAGCTGGATCCTGCGTGATAAGACGCTGCACTACTTTGCCCTTCCCTGCACGGCCGCCCGTAAAGCGCTTGCAGCAAAAGACGAAAGCGATGCGCAGCGCCACAAGGCGGAGCAAAAGGAGATCGACCGCGTGACCGCCAGCGCAAAGCGGCTGGCGACCTGGGGTAAGGTTTACGACAACGAAGACCTGGCCCGCAAAGCCAAGCAGATGGAAAAACAGGTCGAACGACTCAAAGAGAGCCAGACTGCGCTCACGGCGGGCAGTCCATGGACGCTAACCCTGCGCGGCGACGCGCTGCGGGCGGACCGTCTGCTGGAGATGGAAAACCTCAGCGTCCCGCCTGCGCCCGGGCTACCGCCGCTGTTTAACATCGAAACGGCGCGGCTGAAAAGCGGCGATCGCGTGGCAATTGTCGGTCGTAACGGCTGCGGTAAATCGTCGCTGATGAAGCTTATCTGGCGACATTTTGTGGATGAACCGACGGACAGCGGGCTGAAAATCCATCCGCGCGTCTCGCCGGGCTACTACGACCAGACGCTGCATCAGCTGCCGGATGAGGCCACGCTGCTCGACGCGCTGGAACCTTTCGCCCCCGATCCGCAGCACAGGAAGATGGCGCTCATCAGCGCCGGGTTCCCGTGGGCGAGACACGGGCAAAAAGTCAGCACGCTCAGCGGCGGCGAGCGCTCTCGCCTGCTGTTCGTCGGGCTGACGCTTGCCCGCTACAGCCTGCTGATGCTGGATGAGCCCACCAACCATCTCGACATGGAAGGCAAAGAGGCACTGGCGGAAACGCTGCAACAGTTCGAAGGCGGCGTGCTGCTGGTCAGCCACGATCGCCAGTTAATTAGCCAAAGCTGTAACCGCTTCTGGCTGATTGAGGACGGCTGGCTGAGCGAGTGGCACGATGCTGAAGCCGTGTTTGAGCGGCTGCGTGAAAGCGTGGGGCTCGGGACATCCGGCGCGCCCGTTGTCAGTGCTGGGGAAGTTCACCCCTCGCCGTACGATGATCTGCTTGAGCGGCTGATCGCGCTGGAAACGCTGCTGGAAGACGATCTGGCGCGTAAGCCGAAACATCAGAAGCCGCAGCTGCAGGCGCAATGGCGTAGAGAAATTGAGGAGATTGAAGCCCAGCTGTAA
- a CDS encoding LysR family transcriptional regulator, giving the protein MDRVIAAQVYNRICELGSLSAAARALGISRPMVSRYLEQMEKWAGTRLVNRSTRKLTLTAAGEKVLQKTRTLSQISQEIEGQSEKDLPSGTLRVACAHFTAMHLIAPVLPGLLSRYPQLRIELDVNNHPVSLVGERIDVAVRITDNPEPGMIARRLGECRSVLCASPAYLAQHGTPVSPEELAQHNCLHYSFFAGQSWHFLTPEGESLSVAVSGNLSASISSLLMNAAIEHCGIAMLPEREARAALEQGLLVPVLASLEPKPLAIHGIYQSREYQPAALRVFLDELSRHLA; this is encoded by the coding sequence ATGGATCGCGTTATTGCCGCTCAGGTCTATAACCGGATATGCGAGCTGGGAAGCCTGAGCGCGGCGGCCCGCGCGCTGGGCATTTCCCGGCCGATGGTGAGCCGTTACCTTGAACAAATGGAGAAGTGGGCGGGGACGCGGCTGGTAAACCGCTCCACGCGCAAGTTGACGCTGACGGCGGCAGGGGAAAAGGTGCTGCAAAAAACGCGGACGCTCTCGCAGATCTCGCAGGAAATCGAAGGTCAGTCGGAAAAAGATCTGCCGTCCGGCACGCTGCGGGTAGCCTGCGCGCACTTTACCGCCATGCACCTGATTGCGCCGGTCCTGCCCGGCCTGCTCTCGCGCTATCCGCAGCTGCGCATTGAGCTGGACGTGAACAACCATCCGGTCAGCCTGGTGGGAGAGCGCATTGATGTCGCGGTGCGCATTACCGATAACCCGGAGCCCGGCATGATCGCCCGCAGGCTGGGGGAGTGTCGATCGGTGCTCTGCGCCTCGCCAGCGTATCTGGCACAGCATGGCACGCCCGTCAGCCCCGAAGAACTGGCGCAGCATAACTGCCTGCACTACAGCTTTTTCGCCGGGCAGTCCTGGCACTTCCTGACGCCGGAAGGCGAAAGCCTGAGCGTGGCCGTCAGCGGCAACCTGAGCGCCAGTATCTCTTCACTGCTCATGAACGCGGCGATCGAGCACTGCGGCATCGCCATGCTGCCGGAGCGCGAAGCGCGCGCCGCGCTGGAGCAGGGATTACTGGTGCCGGTACTGGCGTCGCTGGAGCCGAAACCGCTTGCCATCCACGGCATTTATCAGTCACGGGAATACCAGCCTGCCGCGCTGCGCGTGTTTCTTGACGAACTGTCCCGCCACCTTGCCTGA
- a CDS encoding NAD-dependent malic enzyme yields MDNKLKKHRSLYIPYAGPVLLEFPLLNKGSAFSMEERSSFNLLGLLPEVVETIEEQAERAWIQYQGFKTEIDKHIYLRNIQDTNETLFYRLVQNHLEEMMPVIYTPTVGAACERFSEIYRRSRGVFISYQNRHNMDDILQNVPNHNIKVIVVTDGERILGLGDQGIGGMGIPIGKLSLYTACGGISPAYTLPVVLDVGTNNQQLLNDPLYMGWRHPRITDDEYYQFVDDFIQAVKHRWPDVLLQFEDFAQKNAMPLLNRYRDEICSFNDDIQGTAAVTVGTLIAASRAAGSQLSYQKIVFLGAGSAGCGIAEQIIAQTQREGLSEELARSRVFMVDRFGLLTDGMPNLLPFQTKLVQKRENLKNWDTDNEVLSLLDVVRNVKPDILIGVSGQTGLFTEEIIREMHKHCERPIVMPLSNPTSRVEATPQDIIAWTEGNALVATGSPFDPVVWKDKTYPIAQCNNSYIFPGIGLGVIASGASRITDEMLMSASETLAGYSPLVNNGEGLVLPELKDIHKVSRAIAFAVGKMAQQQGVAVKTSADALQQAIDDNFWMPEYRSYRRTSI; encoded by the coding sequence ATGGACAACAAACTGAAAAAACATCGTTCCTTATACATCCCATACGCCGGACCGGTTTTACTCGAATTCCCCCTGCTCAACAAAGGCAGCGCCTTCAGCATGGAAGAGCGCAGCAGCTTTAACCTGCTTGGCCTGCTGCCGGAAGTGGTTGAAACCATTGAAGAGCAGGCAGAGCGCGCGTGGATCCAGTATCAGGGCTTCAAAACCGAGATCGACAAACACATCTACCTGCGCAACATCCAGGACACCAACGAAACCCTCTTCTATCGCCTGGTGCAAAACCATCTCGAAGAGATGATGCCGGTGATCTACACCCCAACGGTGGGTGCGGCGTGCGAACGCTTCTCTGAGATCTACCGTCGCTCACGCGGCGTCTTTATCTCTTATCAGAATCGTCACAACATGGACGACATTCTGCAGAACGTGCCGAACCACAATATTAAAGTGATTGTGGTGACAGACGGGGAACGTATTCTTGGCCTCGGCGACCAGGGCATTGGCGGGATGGGGATCCCAATCGGTAAACTCTCTCTCTACACCGCCTGCGGCGGCATCAGCCCGGCGTACACCCTGCCGGTGGTGCTGGATGTCGGCACCAACAACCAGCAACTGTTGAACGATCCGCTGTACATGGGCTGGCGTCATCCGCGCATTACCGACGACGAGTACTATCAGTTTGTCGACGATTTCATTCAGGCCGTGAAGCACCGCTGGCCGGACGTTCTGCTGCAGTTTGAAGACTTTGCGCAGAAAAACGCGATGCCGCTGCTGAACCGCTATCGTGATGAGATCTGCTCCTTTAACGACGACATCCAGGGCACCGCAGCGGTGACCGTGGGCACGCTTATCGCCGCCAGCCGCGCAGCCGGCAGCCAGCTGAGCTACCAGAAAATCGTCTTCCTGGGCGCAGGCTCTGCGGGCTGCGGCATCGCCGAGCAGATTATTGCCCAGACGCAGCGCGAAGGCTTAAGCGAAGAGCTGGCCCGCTCCCGCGTCTTTATGGTTGACCGTTTCGGCCTGCTGACCGACGGTATGCCGAACCTGCTGCCGTTCCAGACCAAGCTGGTGCAGAAGCGCGAGAACCTGAAGAACTGGGACACCGACAACGAAGTGCTCTCCCTGCTGGACGTGGTGCGCAACGTGAAGCCGGATATTCTGATCGGCGTTTCCGGGCAAACCGGTCTCTTCACCGAAGAGATTATTCGCGAGATGCACAAGCACTGCGAGCGCCCTATCGTGATGCCGCTGTCTAACCCAACCTCCCGCGTGGAAGCGACGCCGCAGGACATCATCGCCTGGACCGAAGGTAACGCGCTGGTTGCCACCGGCAGCCCGTTCGATCCGGTGGTGTGGAAGGATAAAACCTATCCGATCGCCCAGTGCAACAACTCCTATATCTTCCCGGGCATTGGTCTGGGCGTGATCGCCTCCGGCGCATCCCGCATTACCGATGAAATGCTGATGTCGGCGAGCGAAACCCTTGCGGGCTATTCGCCGCTGGTCAACAACGGCGAAGGGCTGGTGCTGCCGGAACTGAAGGACATTCACAAGGTGTCGCGCGCTATCGCGTTTGCGGTGGGTAAAATGGCGCAGCAGCAGGGCGTGGCGGTGAAAACCTCTGCCGACGCGCTGCAGCAGGCTATTGATGATAACTTCTGGATGCCTGAATACCGCAGCTATCGCCGTACCTCGATTTAA
- a CDS encoding NAD(P)/FAD-dependent oxidoreductase, whose amino-acid sequence MKKQILIVGSGFAGMWAAVSAARLSEQQGNNSLEIAVLAPLPELRVRPRFYEEKVSTLVAPLTDLFAELDITFIAGHAEQIDTTAKTVLYRMSNGAHATASYDRLILATGSQTKRPAIAGLADCAFDIDQLESAQVFERHLDSLALRPSTPERNTVVVCGGGFTGIELATELPARLRARFGDNTEIKIVVVERGPVIGGRYSDALRKTIAEASEALGVEWRLKSEVEAIDAHGVTLKNGERIAAATVVWTAGVEANPLSLQIDGERDSQGRLVVTETLQVPAHPDVYATGDMAHAKTDDAGNTALMTCQHAIQLGKFAGHNAAASLLNVAPYPYRQVNYVTCLDLGAWGAVYTEGWEQAVKSVRDEAKKIKIAITNELIYPPLADKTVAFAAADPLAKFV is encoded by the coding sequence ATGAAAAAGCAGATTTTAATCGTAGGCAGTGGTTTTGCGGGTATGTGGGCAGCCGTGAGCGCGGCACGTCTCTCTGAGCAGCAGGGTAATAACAGTCTGGAAATTGCGGTTCTGGCCCCCTTACCCGAACTGCGCGTTCGGCCACGCTTCTATGAGGAGAAGGTGTCAACGCTGGTTGCCCCGTTGACTGACCTGTTTGCCGAGCTTGATATCACATTCATTGCCGGACACGCGGAACAAATTGATACCACGGCGAAAACCGTTTTATACCGGATGTCCAATGGCGCGCATGCTACGGCTTCCTACGATAGGCTGATCCTCGCTACGGGCAGCCAGACCAAACGCCCAGCGATTGCTGGCCTGGCTGACTGCGCCTTTGATATCGACCAGCTGGAATCCGCACAGGTATTTGAGCGTCACCTTGATTCACTGGCGTTACGTCCCTCCACGCCCGAGCGCAACACCGTGGTAGTCTGCGGAGGCGGCTTTACCGGCATCGAGCTGGCAACGGAGCTACCTGCCCGACTGCGTGCCCGTTTTGGTGACAATACGGAGATTAAAATAGTCGTAGTTGAGAGAGGGCCAGTCATTGGCGGCCGTTATAGCGACGCATTGCGTAAAACAATTGCAGAGGCGAGTGAGGCGCTGGGCGTTGAATGGCGGCTGAAGAGTGAAGTTGAAGCCATTGATGCTCACGGCGTCACGCTGAAAAACGGTGAACGTATTGCTGCTGCGACCGTCGTCTGGACCGCAGGCGTCGAGGCAAATCCCCTCAGCCTGCAGATAGACGGTGAACGCGATAGCCAGGGCCGCCTGGTTGTGACAGAGACGTTGCAGGTCCCCGCACATCCTGACGTCTATGCCACCGGCGATATGGCTCACGCCAAAACAGACGATGCGGGCAACACGGCGCTGATGACCTGCCAGCATGCGATCCAGCTAGGGAAATTTGCCGGTCATAACGCTGCCGCCAGCCTGCTGAACGTTGCTCCTTACCCTTATCGTCAGGTGAACTATGTTACCTGCCTGGATTTAGGCGCGTGGGGCGCGGTCTATACCGAGGGCTGGGAACAGGCCGTCAAATCCGTCCGCGACGAGGCGAAGAAGATCAAAATCGCCATCACGAATGAGCTGATCTATCCGCCATTAGCAGACAAAACGGTCGCCTTTGCCGCCGCCGACCCGCTGGCGAAATTCGTTTAG
- a CDS encoding Vmh family MBL fold metallo-hydrolase — protein MKLTHIALLSTLFAPAVFAAPLTIDTYNPQEKGIFAVSSTLVSGPKEAVLFDAQFSVKDGEALVEKIRRSGKTLNKIVITSGDPDFYFGLQPLVKAFPNAKVVATQQVVDHIKATKDAKLAFWGPQMKDGAPTELVVPQVLASTTFMIDGEKVDIEQPDSYAAYVWIPSVKTILGGTGVSWGIHVWTADTQTPARRQQWQQTLDNMAAHKPERVIPGHYLGTPPSGTGAIDFTRGYLQHFEQALSAHKNSAGVIGALKKQYPDLAEESSLELSAKVNTGEMKW, from the coding sequence ATGAAACTCACTCATATTGCCCTGCTTTCCACCCTTTTCGCTCCGGCCGTTTTTGCCGCGCCGTTGACGATTGATACCTATAACCCGCAGGAAAAAGGCATTTTCGCGGTCTCCTCCACGCTCGTTTCCGGCCCGAAAGAGGCGGTGCTGTTTGACGCCCAGTTCAGCGTGAAGGATGGCGAAGCGCTGGTAGAGAAAATTCGCCGCAGCGGTAAAACGCTGAATAAGATTGTGATCACCTCCGGCGATCCGGATTTCTATTTTGGCCTGCAGCCGCTGGTGAAAGCCTTCCCGAATGCCAAAGTGGTGGCCACGCAGCAGGTGGTTGACCATATTAAGGCCACCAAAGACGCCAAGCTCGCCTTCTGGGGCCCGCAGATGAAAGACGGCGCGCCAACGGAACTGGTGGTGCCGCAGGTGCTCGCCTCCACCACCTTTATGATTGACGGGGAAAAGGTCGATATCGAGCAGCCGGACAGCTACGCGGCCTACGTGTGGATCCCGTCCGTGAAAACCATCCTCGGCGGCACCGGGGTCTCCTGGGGGATTCACGTCTGGACGGCTGATACCCAGACGCCGGCTCGGCGTCAACAGTGGCAGCAGACCCTGGACAACATGGCCGCGCACAAGCCGGAACGCGTGATCCCAGGCCACTATCTGGGCACACCACCGTCCGGAACCGGGGCTATTGATTTTACCCGTGGCTATCTGCAGCATTTTGAACAGGCGTTGTCGGCACATAAAAACTCTGCGGGCGTCATCGGTGCACTGAAAAAACAGTATCCGGATCTGGCAGAAGAGAGTTCTCTGGAATTAAGCGCCAAAGTGAATACCGGCGAAATGAAGTGGTAA
- the bdm gene encoding biofilm-dependent modulation protein, with protein MFTYYPANTAAAQPELVNAIAQGLHAEHGAVTEDDILMELTKWVESTDNDILSDIYQQTINYVVSGQNAPL; from the coding sequence ATGTTTACTTATTACCCGGCTAATACCGCAGCAGCACAACCTGAACTCGTTAACGCGATTGCACAGGGACTTCACGCCGAGCACGGTGCTGTGACTGAAGATGACATTTTGATGGAACTGACCAAGTGGGTGGAATCCACGGATAATGACATCCTCAGTGACATCTACCAGCAGACCATTAACTACGTCGTCAGCGGACAAAACGCACCCTTGTAA
- a CDS encoding RrF2 family transcriptional regulator, which produces MAFYSSGVEYGIHSLMCMVDAKGNEREMSVREMAALQGVPYDYLGKIFTRLSRAGLVISTEGKGGGFKLARPAELISVLDVAHAIDGEKNMFECREVRQRLAVFDEAPPAWVCDGPCGVRSVMDSAQQRMEEELARHTILDLARKMYRKAPDTFQIEVQEWISVRRSS; this is translated from the coding sequence ATGGCGTTTTACAGTTCCGGTGTGGAATACGGCATTCACAGCCTGATGTGTATGGTGGATGCGAAGGGCAACGAGCGTGAGATGAGCGTCCGGGAGATGGCTGCCTTGCAGGGCGTGCCGTATGACTACCTCGGCAAAATCTTCACACGCCTGTCACGTGCCGGGCTGGTCATCAGTACGGAAGGTAAGGGCGGGGGCTTTAAGCTGGCGCGTCCGGCGGAGCTGATCAGCGTGCTGGATGTGGCGCATGCCATTGACGGCGAGAAAAACATGTTCGAATGTCGTGAAGTGCGCCAGCGGCTGGCCGTGTTTGATGAAGCTCCGCCTGCCTGGGTCTGCGACGGCCCGTGCGGAGTACGTTCAGTCATGGATAGCGCCCAGCAGCGGATGGAAGAGGAGCTCGCGCGTCATACTATTCTCGACCTGGCGCGTAAAATGTACCGAAAAGCGCCGGACACCTTCCAGATTGAGGTTCAGGAGTGGATTTCAGTTCGTCGTTCGTCGTAG
- the sra gene encoding stationary-phase-induced ribosome-associated protein: protein MKSNRQARHILGLNYKLSNQRKVVIEGDHETQVTHATGRKRHAGK, encoded by the coding sequence ATGAAATCGAACCGTCAGGCACGCCATATTCTGGGACTGAACTACAAGCTTTCAAATCAGCGCAAAGTGGTGATTGAAGGCGACCATGAAACACAAGTCACTCACGCCACCGGCAGAAAACGCCACGCAGGCAAGTAA
- the adhP gene encoding alcohol dehydrogenase AdhP, with translation MKAAVVTQDHQVNVTEKTLRPLKHGEALLKMECCGVCHTDLHVKNGDFGDKTGVILGHEGIGIVKEVGPGVTSLKVGDRASVAWFFEGCGHCEYCNTGNETLCRDVKNAGYSVDGGMAEECIVTADYAVKVPDGLDSAAASSITCAGVTTYKAVKISGIKPGQWIAIYGLGGLGNLALQYAKNVFNAKVIALDVNDEQLKLAASMGADLTINSRSEDAAKIVQEKTGGAHAAVVTAVAKAAFNSAVDAVRAGGRVVAVGLPPEAMSLDIPRLVLDGIQVVGSLVGTRQDLQEAFQFAAEGKVVPKVTMRPIEDINAIFKEMEQGQIRGRMVIDLRS, from the coding sequence ATGAAGGCTGCTGTTGTTACTCAGGATCATCAGGTCAATGTCACTGAAAAAACCTTACGCCCGCTTAAGCATGGGGAAGCCCTGCTGAAAATGGAGTGCTGTGGTGTATGCCATACCGACCTCCACGTGAAGAACGGTGATTTTGGCGATAAAACCGGGGTAATCCTGGGCCATGAAGGTATTGGTATCGTGAAAGAAGTCGGCCCTGGCGTGACGTCGCTGAAAGTCGGCGACCGCGCAAGCGTGGCCTGGTTCTTTGAAGGATGCGGTCACTGCGAATACTGTAATACCGGTAACGAAACCCTGTGCCGTGACGTGAAAAACGCCGGTTACTCCGTTGACGGCGGCATGGCGGAAGAGTGCATCGTCACCGCGGATTACGCGGTAAAAGTGCCGGATGGTCTGGATTCGGCGGCGGCCAGCAGCATCACTTGCGCCGGTGTCACCACCTACAAAGCGGTGAAAATCTCCGGTATAAAACCGGGCCAGTGGATCGCGATTTACGGTCTGGGCGGGCTGGGCAACCTCGCGCTGCAGTACGCCAAAAACGTGTTTAATGCCAAAGTCATCGCTCTGGACGTTAACGATGAACAACTGAAGCTGGCGGCAAGCATGGGTGCGGATTTAACCATCAACTCACGCAGCGAAGATGCCGCTAAGATTGTTCAGGAAAAAACCGGCGGCGCGCATGCCGCAGTCGTCACCGCCGTCGCAAAAGCGGCCTTCAACTCGGCGGTGGATGCCGTGCGTGCCGGTGGCCGCGTGGTCGCCGTTGGCCTGCCGCCGGAAGCGATGAGCCTGGACATTCCGCGCCTGGTGCTGGACGGTATTCAGGTGGTAGGTTCGCTGGTTGGCACCCGTCAGGATCTGCAGGAAGCCTTCCAGTTTGCGGCCGAGGGCAAAGTGGTGCCGAAAGTAACAATGCGTCCTATCGAGGACATCAACGCCATTTTTAAAGAGATGGAACAGGGCCAGATCCGTGGCCGTATGGTGATCGACTTACGCTCGTAA
- a CDS encoding TIGR04028 family ABC transporter substrate-binding protein, translating to MQTPFRLPLLTALILTTTAAWSADAPVKGGTLIYLEQQAHTNLYPPAGGFYPNGGILNQITDKLTWQNPKTLQVEPWVAESWTTNADKTEYTFKLRPGITFSDGTPLDANAVAKNFDTYGLGNKAQRLPVSEVINNYDRSEVIDPLTVKFYFKKPSPGFLQGTATIGSGLVSLSTLKRNFEELGDARHIIGSGPFVVKDEKLGREVTLEARKDYQWGPKSLTQQGPANLDGIKFIVTQEDSVRVGALLAGQADFIRQVQAYDEKQATDQGYKIYAAPTRGVNDSISFRPDNPLVSDIRVRQALLHATNAKQVVETLFSANYPQAKSVIADSAAGFVDLSDKLTFDPAKANQLLDEAGWKAGSDGIRAKDGQRLALTVYESLPQPQNKEVLQLVAQQWRQVGVVLNVKAGDAGSRTLDNLDPQKTPLTVSEVGRADPDVVKSMFYPANRDALLQKGGSSDKVKNFRDDKLNALLVNISSEVDPQKRLQLTGDAQRYLLDNAYVIPIFEEPQVFAGAPWLKGVNFEAVGRPSFYGAWIEKH from the coding sequence ATGCAAACCCCATTTCGTCTGCCGCTGCTGACGGCGCTGATTCTGACGACAACTGCAGCCTGGTCCGCCGATGCGCCGGTCAAAGGCGGCACGCTGATTTATCTTGAACAACAGGCGCACACCAACCTCTATCCGCCTGCCGGCGGCTTCTACCCGAACGGCGGCATCCTGAACCAGATCACCGACAAACTGACGTGGCAAAATCCAAAGACGCTGCAGGTCGAACCGTGGGTGGCCGAAAGCTGGACCACCAACGCTGATAAAACTGAATACACCTTTAAACTGCGTCCCGGTATTACCTTCTCCGACGGCACGCCGCTGGACGCCAACGCCGTAGCAAAAAACTTTGATACCTACGGTTTGGGCAATAAGGCGCAGCGCCTGCCGGTGTCAGAAGTGATCAATAACTACGATCGCAGCGAAGTGATCGACCCGCTGACCGTGAAGTTTTACTTCAAAAAACCGTCGCCGGGGTTCCTGCAGGGCACCGCCACGATTGGCTCGGGTCTGGTCTCGCTCAGCACGCTGAAGCGCAACTTTGAAGAGCTGGGGGATGCCCGGCATATCATTGGCTCCGGCCCGTTTGTGGTGAAGGACGAGAAGCTGGGCCGCGAAGTGACGCTCGAAGCCCGTAAGGACTACCAGTGGGGGCCCAAAAGCCTGACGCAACAGGGTCCAGCCAATCTGGATGGCATCAAGTTTATCGTCACCCAGGAAGACAGCGTGCGCGTCGGTGCCCTTCTGGCCGGTCAGGCTGACTTTATTCGCCAGGTGCAGGCGTATGACGAAAAGCAGGCGACAGACCAGGGCTATAAAATCTACGCTGCCCCAACGCGCGGGGTGAACGACAGCATTAGCTTCCGCCCGGATAACCCGCTGGTCTCCGATATTCGCGTGCGCCAGGCGCTGCTGCATGCCACGAATGCAAAGCAGGTGGTCGAGACCCTCTTCTCGGCCAACTATCCGCAGGCGAAGTCGGTGATTGCCGATTCCGCCGCAGGCTTTGTCGATCTCAGCGACAAATTGACCTTTGATCCGGCAAAAGCCAACCAGCTGCTGGACGAGGCGGGCTGGAAAGCGGGCAGCGACGGGATCCGCGCCAAAGACGGCCAGCGGCTGGCGCTGACGGTATATGAATCCCTGCCGCAGCCGCAAAATAAAGAGGTGCTGCAGCTGGTTGCCCAGCAGTGGCGTCAGGTGGGCGTAGTGCTGAACGTAAAAGCCGGTGACGCTGGCAGCCGCACGCTGGATAACCTTGATCCACAGAAAACCCCGTTAACCGTCTCCGAAGTGGGCCGCGCCGATCCGGACGTGGTGAAAAGCATGTTCTACCCGGCTAACCGCGACGCGCTGCTGCAAAAAGGCGGCTCCAGCGACAAGGTCAAAAACTTCCGTGACGACAAGCTGAATGCGCTGCTGGTAAATATCTCCTCAGAGGTCGATCCGCAAAAACGCCTGCAGCTGACCGGCGATGCCCAGCGCTACCTGCTGGATAACGCCTACGTCATTCCGATTTTCGAGGAGCCGCAGGTCTTTGCTGGTGCGCCGTGGCTGAAAGGCGTCAATTTTGAAGCGGTCGGCCGCCCGTCGTTCTACGGCGCGTGGATTGAGAAACACTAA
- a CDS encoding OsmC family protein, with protein sequence MTIHKHGSAHWSGDIKRGKGTVSTESGVLNQQPYGFNTRFEGEKGTNPEELIGAAHAACFSMALSLMLGEAGYTADSIDTTADVSLDKTDGGFAITKVALQSKVTVPGIAPQQFDGIIQKAKAGCPVSQLLKAEITLDYKLN encoded by the coding sequence ATGACGATTCATAAGCACGGTTCGGCACACTGGTCTGGCGACATTAAGCGCGGGAAAGGAACGGTTTCCACCGAGAGCGGCGTTCTCAACCAACAGCCTTACGGCTTTAACACCCGCTTTGAGGGTGAAAAGGGGACCAACCCGGAAGAGCTGATCGGCGCGGCACATGCGGCTTGTTTTTCCATGGCGCTGTCGCTGATGCTGGGTGAAGCGGGCTATACCGCTGATTCGATTGATACGACCGCGGACGTCTCTCTGGATAAAACCGACGGCGGCTTTGCCATCACTAAGGTTGCGCTGCAAAGTAAGGTCACCGTACCGGGCATTGCGCCACAGCAGTTTGACGGCATTATTCAGAAAGCCAAAGCGGGCTGCCCGGTGTCGCAGTTGCTCAAGGCCGAAATTACCCTGGACTATAAGCTTAACTAA